The Ignavibacteriales bacterium sequence ATACTTCGAAATATATAAGCATAGGAAACGATATAACAGGAACATTGGTAAACGATCTTGGTATTGCTTCTCCAAACACAAAAGAAATTAGCACATCTGCGGTAGCTAATGCTTCCGTATTTACTCCGGTATCTGGATATTCACAGTTCTCTTTAACTACCGATCAATCTGGTTTCGATTATAGAATAATGTCTCTTGATGATAGCGTTGGAGGAAGTGCGTTAGCTTCTTTGGGATTAAATTTAGGGGCGGCAAGAACTTCATTCGAACAAATTAGCAACGATATTGATACGGCAGGATATGCTTATGCCTCTTCAACATTGAATGCGAAGTTGGAATACAACGGTATAAGTATTGAGAGAAATTCAAATTCAATTTCTGATCTCATTCCCGGTTCCAAGATTGCCTTAAATGCGGTAATGCAGCCAACAGATCCAACAGTTAATATTTCAGTTACAAGGGATACTACTGCTGTAAAGACAGCCATTAATAATTTTATAAGTAAGTTTAACGATCTCTATACATATCTAAAGACTAATTTAACCAGTTCAACAAACGGTACAACAACTACGAGAGGGAGTTTGACGGGAGACTCTACGGCAACAACGCTTCAAAGTTTTTTCAGCTCTCTTTCTACTTCGACAGTATCCGGAATTCCGACAGATCAAATAAATACTCTCTATAAACTGGGAATTAAATTTGATATTACAAGCGGTTTAAGTCTTGCCGATTCTACAGTGTTAGACAGCTCATTGAACAATAAGCCGGATCAAGTAGCGGCACTCTTTAATTCCACAAACGGTATTGCTAAAACTTTCTCAACCAGAATTGCCCCATATCTTGGTTCTACCGGATATATAATGACGAGAAAAGCTACATTTACTTCAAATATAGCATCGATTACTGATACGGGTACGGCAATTCAGGCTAAGATAGATAAGAGTGCTGTACTATTACGCAGCCGATACATTAAAATGCAGCAGGATCTTCAGACAATTTTATATCTTCAATCCGATTTTGCTACCTTTTATTCTGGCTTACTTGCATCTACAACATCAAATTCAACAACCACGAGCAGCTAATGAAAAAGATAGAAATTAAAATTGAACGGACTAATAAATTGTTGGATAAAATCTCCGATAATCTTGACAACCTTATAGTTGAAACTTTCGATTCCGCATCCCCTGTCATCGCAAAAAACATGAAAGCACTGCAAAAAGCCAAAAATGAGATTATTGATGAATTTGGGCTGGAAGAGTTTTTAAAATATGGGTCGGATTTGTTAAATAGGGCTAAACTAATCGGAAGAAAGTTCGATAATATAATAGGGATATTCACCCATGAAGAGGAAAAGCTTGAAAAAGAACTTTTAAGCTATATGAGCAAGAAAAAGATTGCAAATTATTTGAGGTATTAGATGGAAATCAGAGGCGTTTCAAACAATCCGCTCTTTGTTAATCAAGCAAAGAACAACAAACCTGAAGAAGCTCAAAATCAGGATGCAAAGGATAAAATTGTGATTTCTTCAGAAGCACGCGATTTAGCCAAGGTTGATCTTAGTTCTGCCAGGTTAGAAGAGATCCGTGACCGAATTAACTCTAAATTTTACGATTCCGATGAAGCATTAAACAAAGTTGCAGAAAAGATTTTATCAGAAGTTTCTAAATAAATAATAAATATTTTTCCTCTCCTCGTTTTTTTTTCTATGTTTAATATTATGGAAAAGCGATATAAAGTATTAGTAGTTGACGACGAAGAATTAGCACAGGATTTTTTGAAATATTTTCTCTCCAAACAATTTGAAGTTCACACATGCGGCAGCGTTAATGCATTCTACAGCATAATTAATTCAGTAGATTTTGATTTGATTCTGATGGATATCTCTTTAAGAGATAACAAAGATGGAATTGATTTGACGCGTGAACTTAAAATGATGGAAAAATATAAAGACATACCTGTTTTTGTACTCACCGCGTTCAATACTACAAAAGAAAGAAACAGTTCATTCGAAGCTGGTGCAAAAGAATTTTTGGCAAAACCGGTTGATGGAAAGGCACTTCTACAATTGATTAATTCAGTGTTGACAAAACCGGAACCAATCTTCAAATATAATTCTTAGATATTTTTTGGAATTAATTACCGCATCCGACTTAAAAATTACTTTCTTAATGTGACTTCTGAAATATTGTTTTCATAGAGTCTTTGTTAGGAACATGCCTATCGGTAGGCATGTGAAATGAAGAAGCAAGCTCAATAAGTTGATGCCCGGTAGCAGCATTCGGGCATGACAATAACCCCACTATCACAACTGGAATTTATCTTTTTCAATTTTCTCTGACCTATTAAAAAAGGTTATCCCTAAAATAACTCTTAGAGATAACCTCTAGCATCAAATTCTAATTTAAGAGACCTTTGAAATATTCTAATATCTGTCTTTGCGAGTGAAGCGAAGCAAACTAAATCTTTATTGTTAGCAAAAAATGTAGATTGCTTTTCCCGCCAAGCTTGCCTGCCGGCAGGGCGGGATCGCAATGATCAAGAATAAATAATTCCTCATATGCCTTTTTATTTTTTGTTTGGATAAGGCGGTTGAGATGGAAATGTAAACGGATGATCTTTTATTTCCTGTAAAACAGTTTCAATAGCTTTATCCAGCTGAACATCTTTTCCTTGCTGAACTGATGCCGGATCGTTATCAATATAAATATCCGGATCGCCGCCGTGGTTTTCGATCCACCATTTACTTTCTTTGCCAAAGAAACCGTTGTTCGATTGCTCGACGTATCCGTTATCAATTGTTGACTGCTGATTTAATATTCCTGTCAATCCGCCCCAGGAAGGAACGCCCACTATTTTTCCTAAACCATTTGCTTTGAAATCTTCCAGGAATGCCTCGCCGTCCGAACCGTTATATTCATTTGACAGCACTACAAATTGACCCGTTGATGTACTTCCCGGATATCTGAACGGTACCATATCATGAAGAACATTATAGCCAACCATTTTCCTTTTTAGCTTATCGGTCATAAAATATTCGGTCCATCCGCCGGAATTTCTCCTCATGTCAATTATAATTCCTTTTTTATATCTGAACGCTCTCCAAAATTTATCGAATTCGCCAATGCCGCCGTCATTCATTGCATTTATATGCATGTAACCGACTTCTCCGTTTGTTGCCTTTAACACTTTATTGATATTTCCGGTGAGCCACCTGTAATATCTAAGCTGAGAATTATTTCTAATCGGTTCAATTTCATACGTTTTTGCACCTTCTGAAGATGGTTTATTATTAACGGTTACAGAAATTTTCTGTTTGTCTGTTACCTGAAGATATTTATTGTAATCCTCCGGAGCTTTAATTTCTTTTCCGTTTATTGCAATTAGATAATCTCCTTCATTAAGATCGATATCTGGTCTAACGAGCGGGGATTTCAAATCTAAATTATATTCAGTTGGTCCGTAAATTTTATCAAACTTATAGTAAGATGTTTTTCCGTCTTTGATTAGATCGGCACCGAGCCATCCGGTGTAAAGATTTGTAGCTGATGGAGCTTTCTTAGAGCCGGTATCGCCTCCGCCTATGTAAGTGTGAGAAACACTTAATTCACCTACTAACTGAAGCAGAACCCAATTCAAATCATTTCTTGAAGTCAAATAAGGAATGTACGATTTATATTTTTCTCCCAATCCTTTCCAATCCATATTGAACATATTCGGATCGAAGAAGAAATCCCGGTACCAGCGCCAAGTATCGTCAAAAATCTGATTCCATTCTTTTTGAACATTTACTGTATATGACATTCCTTCTACATTCAATTTATCAGATACATTTTTTGATTTGTATGCATCATTAACAGAAGAAGTAAAAATATCCGATCCTTTGCGAACGATCATTTGCTCGCCGTTTGTGGAGAGATCAAAACTTCTGACCTTATCGCTAAATACATTTTCTTTTTTCTCTTTCATATCGAAAATGTGAAGATCCCATTTTGTAGCGCCTTTCGGTTTGAAAATTTCTTCATATTCTGCTTCCGTAAATTTTGGAACCGAGCACCAAAGCACCTTTCCGTTTCCCGCTTTCAAATAAAAATAATTTCCAGCTTCAACAGGAAGGGGATAAGTTCTTTTCATTAATCCCTCTGTATCAATTTTGAATCCTTTCGACTCTTTAGCTTCTTCTTTTTTTACTGGGTCTGCGAAAGGAGGATTCTCTCCATCCTGCAATTGAACTACCATTATTTTCTGAGGTTCGGAGACAACATGATTGTCTTCGTAAAAATCCATTTGTATTTCAAAATTTCTGCTTGATACATAGTAGAGATACTTGCCGTTGGCGTCAAATGATGGGTAGAGGTTATCATAAAAATCATCCGTTACCGCATACTTTTTATTTTGATCTAGACTGTAAATAAAAATCTGGCTGTTTTTATTAAATTGAACGAAACTATAACAGATCCATTTGCTGTCAGGTGACCAATTGTAATCGCTTATCTCCCAATAGAATTCATCGTTCTTCATCTGATTCGATTCATCAACCTTAACAAGTTTTTTTGAATCAACATCTAGATAGAAAATTTTAAAATCTTTATTGCCGAAAAGAATTTTTTTCCCATCCGGCGACCAAAGCAGATGGTAATTGGTTTCCTTAAGCGAACTTGTTAATGGAATCCATTCTCCTCCGTCAACTTTTTGAATATATAATTCATATTCGCCGCTTTTATCAGAAAAGAATGCGATCCATTTTCCATCTGGAGAAATTTGCGGATACATTTCCCTTGTGCCGGGTGAATTTGAAAGATTGGAAGTATTTCCTTTATCGGCTGCAACTGTAAATAAATCTCCCCGCGCTTCAACAGCTGCAGATTGACCATCGTTAGAAATTGTTGCATAGTGAATATAATCTTTCGGGTTGATCACTCTGTCTCTTAATTCCCACCGGTCAGATGGAACATCGACTGTAATCTTTTTTGATTGATCGGTTTTGGTATCAAGTATATTTAAATAACCATCCTGCATATAAACAATTTGATCTTTATCGTTTGACGGGGTAATT is a genomic window containing:
- the fliD gene encoding flagellar filament capping protein FliD yields the protein MAYDLLTTSGIDGLVTNYKNTEANNRLTPLTTRRTNYQTLDSAYTTINTKLTAFSSSLNSLASTDSTSTFSSMRATSSSAAFFSISATSTAVSNTSTVRVNQLAKNDLVLSQDLASDTASTVITEAGSHDFVITSGDGLGGTLTSKVTVTFSESDFTNGTISNADVMTKIQTAINTDKAIVNSGSVAGDTETTEGSFKLNLNGTETTINYSAGTYSDVLDSVASQINALSGITAEKIADGPDNFKLQITVTDTSKYISIGNDITGTLVNDLGIASPNTKEISTSAVANASVFTPVSGYSQFSLTTDQSGFDYRIMSLDDSVGGSALASLGLNLGAARTSFEQISNDIDTAGYAYASSTLNAKLEYNGISIERNSNSISDLIPGSKIALNAVMQPTDPTVNISVTRDTTAVKTAINNFISKFNDLYTYLKTNLTSSTNGTTTTRGSLTGDSTATTLQSFFSSLSTSTVSGIPTDQINTLYKLGIKFDITSGLSLADSTVLDSSLNNKPDQVAALFNSTNGIAKTFSTRIAPYLGSTGYIMTRKATFTSNIASITDTGTAIQAKIDKSAVLLRSRYIKMQQDLQTILYLQSDFATFYSGLLASTTSNSTTTSS
- a CDS encoding response regulator, which gives rise to MEKRYKVLVVDDEELAQDFLKYFLSKQFEVHTCGSVNAFYSIINSVDFDLILMDISLRDNKDGIDLTRELKMMEKYKDIPVFVLTAFNTTKERNSSFEAGAKEFLAKPVDGKALLQLINSVLTKPEPIFKYNS
- a CDS encoding S41 family peptidase; the encoded protein is MKKFFAASVFFFVMFTNFMFASSEGRFVRDPDINKNKIVFTYEGDLWIVNSNGGTAARLTTFPGDESSAKFSPDGSTIAFTGSYDVPYNVYTISTDGGEPKRITYNPGGGQSVCWTPDGKRIVFRSGFENYIMRDGNLYFIDKDGSVPERFPLERGVRCSFSEDGTKFLYVRKGPEEYNWKRYKGGWYTDIWMYDFKENKFTPITDYVGKNAYPMWIGKFMYFVSDRVGGVANIFKENLDTKEITQITKYTDVDVITPSNDKDQIVYMQDGYLNILDTKTDQSKKITVDVPSDRWELRDRVINPKDYIHYATISNDGQSAAVEARGDLFTVAADKGNTSNLSNSPGTREMYPQISPDGKWIAFFSDKSGEYELYIQKVDGGEWIPLTSSLKETNYHLLWSPDGKKILFGNKDFKIFYLDVDSKKLVKVDESNQMKNDEFYWEISDYNWSPDSKWICYSFVQFNKNSQIFIYSLDQNKKYAVTDDFYDNLYPSFDANGKYLYYVSSRNFEIQMDFYEDNHVVSEPQKIMVVQLQDGENPPFADPVKKEEAKESKGFKIDTEGLMKRTYPLPVEAGNYFYLKAGNGKVLWCSVPKFTEAEYEEIFKPKGATKWDLHIFDMKEKKENVFSDKVRSFDLSTNGEQMIVRKGSDIFTSSVNDAYKSKNVSDKLNVEGMSYTVNVQKEWNQIFDDTWRWYRDFFFDPNMFNMDWKGLGEKYKSYIPYLTSRNDLNWVLLQLVGELSVSHTYIGGGDTGSKKAPSATNLYTGWLGADLIKDGKTSYYKFDKIYGPTEYNLDLKSPLVRPDIDLNEGDYLIAINGKEIKAPEDYNKYLQVTDKQKISVTVNNKPSSEGAKTYEIEPIRNNSQLRYYRWLTGNINKVLKATNGEVGYMHINAMNDGGIGEFDKFWRAFRYKKGIIIDMRRNSGGWTEYFMTDKLKRKMVGYNVLHDMVPFRYPGSTSTGQFVVLSNEYNGSDGEAFLEDFKANGLGKIVGVPSWGGLTGILNQQSTIDNGYVEQSNNGFFGKESKWWIENHGGDPDIYIDNDPASVQQGKDVQLDKAIETVLQEIKDHPFTFPSQPPYPNKK